One genomic window of Trichomycterus rosablanca isolate fTriRos1 chromosome 1, fTriRos1.hap1, whole genome shotgun sequence includes the following:
- the LOC134310440 gene encoding uncharacterized protein LOC134310440 translates to YMLPLGEIIHKHGIKFHCYADDTQLYISAKPNDTDTISKIEDCVNDIKNWMSCNFLLLNSDKTEVLLVGSKAARDKLSNLVLNLNTFSVTPSPDVKNLGVTLDSDLSFDTHINNITRVAFYHLRNISKIRNILSANDAEKLIHAFITSRLDYCNALLIGCSGRSINKLQLVQNAAARVLTRTKKFDHITPVLSSLHWLPVKFRIEYKILLLTYKALHGLAPQYLSELINHYNPARPLRSQDAGLLIVPKIKKTTAGGRAFSYKAPQLWNNLPASIRDSDTVSMFKSRLKTYLFSQAFE, encoded by the coding sequence tatatgcttccactaggtgaaattattcataaacatggcataaaatttcactgctatgcagatgacactcagctgtatatatcagccaaaccaaatgataccgacacaatcagtaagatagaagattgtgtaaacgacataaaaaactggatgtcgtgtaattttcttttacttaattcagataaaactgaggttttacttgttggctctaaagctgcaagagacaagttgtctaacctggtgctaaacctaaacactttctctgttactcccagcccagatgtaaaaaacttaggtgtcacactagattcagatctttcctttgatacacacattaataatattactagagttgctttctatcatttgcgtaatatctctaaaataagaaatatactatctgctaatgacgccgaaaaactgatccatgcgtttataacttctcggttagattattgtaatgctcttctaattggatgctctggtagatccataaacaaactccagttagttcaaaatgcagcagctcgagtgctaactagaactaaaaaatttgatcatattactcctgttctatcgtctctacactggctgccagttaaattccgcattgaatacaaaatacttttactaacctataaagcgctacacggtctggctccacagtatctgagtgaacttattaatcactataatccagcgcgtccacttcgttcacaagatgcagggttacttatagttcctaaaattaaaaagaccacagctggtggaagagcattttcttacaaagctccacaactttggaataatcttcctgcctctattcgggattcggacacagtctcaatgtttaagtctagactgaaaacatatttattttctcaagcTTTTGagtaa